Part of the Pyramidobacter piscolens W5455 genome, TTTAAGAACTGTCAGTTTATTATAGTAAAAACATCAGCGCCGCCCTCTTAAACAAAGTAACAATACATCATTTTACTCCATCTGTCAAAAGGATATACCACCTTTCGTAAAAATATAAGTTATTCGCCGTTTCAGTTTCGAAAAGCTTCCGCACGATTCGGGCGCAACACGCGGCGCCTTCGCTGGGAAAACGCGAGAAGGCAAAATTTTCCTGCCTTTCTGATAAAATGAAAATGGAATCCGTTTTTTGTTTATGAAGATCGTTTTTCGAATACATCGTTTCATTTTCGTCCACGAGAGAAGGCTTCGATTATGAGAGATCAATCCACGCTGCTCACGCAGGGCCCCATCGCCAAAACGCTGGCCGCGTTTGCGCTGCCGCTCTTTCTCGGCAACCTGTTCCAGCAGATGTACAACACGGTCGATTCGCTGGTGGTCGGCAACTTCATCGGCAGCGACGCCCTCGCCGCCGTCGCCTCGTCGGGACACACGGCCTTTCTGCTGATCGGCTTCCTGCAAGGCGTGTTCGTCGGCGCCGGCGTGATTATCGCCCGTTATTACGGCGCGCGCGATGCCGAACGGCTGCGCATTTCCGTGCACACCACGGTGTTCTTCGCGCTCCTGGGCGGCGGGCTGCTGTCGGCGCTTGGAGTCGTCTTCTCGCCCGTCATCCTCAAGCTGATGGGCACGCCGGAGACCGTGTTGCCCAACTCGCTGGTCTACTTTCGCATCTACTTCGGCGGCTTGCTCTCCGCGGTGCTTTACAACTGCGTCAACGGCATCCTCCAGGCGCTCGGCGACAGTCGGCATCCGTTGTATTACCTGATTTTCTCCTCGCTGGTCAACGTGGCGCTGGACCTGGTTTTCGTGGTCGTTTTCCGCTGGGGCGTGGCCGGAGTGGCGGTCGCCACGGTGGTCTCGCAGGCGGCCAGCGCCGCGCTGGGGTTTTATCATCTGAGCCGTCACGGCGGCGAAGCGCGCGTATCGTGGCGCGATCTGCGCCCCGACTGGCCGATGCTGAAACAGATTCTGCGCATGGGCGTTCCCTCGGGGCTGCAGAACTCCATCATCTCTTTTGCAAACATGGTCGTCCAGTCGCACATCAACTCTTTCGGCGCCATGGCCATGGCCGGCAGCGGCACGTTTCTGAAACTGGAGGGTTTCGCCTTCCTGCCCATTTCCAGTTTTGCCCTGTCGATCACGACCTTTATCGGTCAGAACATGGGAGCGTGCCAGCATGAGCGGGCACGCCGCGGCGCCGTCTTCGCGCTCTGCGCCGGAGCGGTCATGGCACAGCTGCTGGCGCTGCTGATCCTCTTCAACATCCGCCCGCTGATGATGGCTTTCGGCGCCGAACCGGAGGTCGTCGCGTTCGGCGTCGCGCAGGCGCGCATCGCCACGCCGTTTTACTTTCTGCCGGCGATGTCTCATTGCATGGCGGGCATTCTGCGCGGTTTGGGCAAGGCCGTCGTACCGATGCTGGTCATGCTGGTGTGCTGGTGTCTGATCCGCGTCGGCTATCTGTCGGTCGCGCTGCGCATCAACCACGACAT contains:
- a CDS encoding MATE family efflux transporter yields the protein MRDQSTLLTQGPIAKTLAAFALPLFLGNLFQQMYNTVDSLVVGNFIGSDALAAVASSGHTAFLLIGFLQGVFVGAGVIIARYYGARDAERLRISVHTTVFFALLGGGLLSALGVVFSPVILKLMGTPETVLPNSLVYFRIYFGGLLSAVLYNCVNGILQALGDSRHPLYYLIFSSLVNVALDLVFVVVFRWGVAGVAVATVVSQAASAALGFYHLSRHGGEARVSWRDLRPDWPMLKQILRMGVPSGLQNSIISFANMVVQSHINSFGAMAMAGSGTFLKLEGFAFLPISSFALSITTFIGQNMGACQHERARRGAVFALCAGAVMAQLLALLILFNIRPLMMAFGAEPEVVAFGVAQARIATPFYFLPAMSHCMAGILRGLGKAVVPMLVMLVCWCLIRVGYLSVALRINHDIRLLYAAYPIT